A window from Peromyscus eremicus chromosome 1, PerEre_H2_v1, whole genome shotgun sequence encodes these proteins:
- the Rpl27a gene encoding large ribosomal subunit protein uL15 isoform X2: protein MPAGKHRKHPGGRGNAGGMHHHRINFDKYHPGYFGKVGMRHYHLKRNQSFCPTVNLDKLWTLVSEQTRVNAAKNKTGAAPIIDVVRSGYYKVLGKGKLPKQPVIVKAKFFSRRAEEKIKGVGGACVLVA, encoded by the exons ATGCCTGCAGGTAAACACCGCAAGCACCCAGGAGGCCGCGGTAACGCTggaggcatgcatcaccacaggaTCAACTTCGACAAATA TCATCCAGGTTACTTTGGGAAAGTTGGTATGAGACATTACCACTTAAAGAGGAACCAGAGCTTCTGTCCGACTGTCAACCTGGATAAATTGTGGACACTGGTCAGTGAGCAGACACGCGTCAATGCTGCAAAGAACAAGACTGGAGCTGCTCCCATCATTGATGTTGTGCGATCA GGCTACTACAAAGTTCTGGGGAAGGGAAAGCTCCCTAAGCAGCCTGTCATCGTGAAAGCCAAATTTTTCAGCAGAAGAGCTGAAGAGAAGATAAAGGGTGTTGGAGGTGCCTGTGTCCTGGTGGCTTGA
- the Rpl27a gene encoding large ribosomal subunit protein uL15 isoform X1 gives MPSRLRKTRKLRGHVSHGHGRIGKHRKHPGGRGNAGGMHHHRINFDKYHPGYFGKVGMRHYHLKRNQSFCPTVNLDKLWTLVSEQTRVNAAKNKTGAAPIIDVVRSGYYKVLGKGKLPKQPVIVKAKFFSRRAEEKIKGVGGACVLVA, from the exons ATG CCATCCAGACTGAGGAAGACCCGGAAACTCCGGGGCCACGTGAGCCACGGCCACGGCCGCATCG GTAAACACCGCAAGCACCCAGGAGGCCGCGGTAACGCTggaggcatgcatcaccacaggaTCAACTTCGACAAATA TCATCCAGGTTACTTTGGGAAAGTTGGTATGAGACATTACCACTTAAAGAGGAACCAGAGCTTCTGTCCGACTGTCAACCTGGATAAATTGTGGACACTGGTCAGTGAGCAGACACGCGTCAATGCTGCAAAGAACAAGACTGGAGCTGCTCCCATCATTGATGTTGTGCGATCA GGCTACTACAAAGTTCTGGGGAAGGGAAAGCTCCCTAAGCAGCCTGTCATCGTGAAAGCCAAATTTTTCAGCAGAAGAGCTGAAGAGAAGATAAAGGGTGTTGGAGGTGCCTGTGTCCTGGTGGCTTGA